Proteins encoded within one genomic window of Calonectris borealis chromosome 1, bCalBor7.hap1.2, whole genome shotgun sequence:
- the TOM1 gene encoding target of Myb1 membrane trafficking protein isoform X7, translating to MDFLLGNPFSSPVGQRIERATDGSLRSEDWALNMEICDIINETEEGPKDAFRAIKKRIVGNKNFHEVMLALTVLETCVKNCGHRFHVLVSSQDFVEGVLVRTILPKNNPPAIVHDKVLTLIQSWADAFRSSPDLTGVVAVYEDLRRKGLEFPMTDLDMLSPIHTPQRTVYSSDPQSGQNSPAVSSPQQIASILQPVTLPTGRGTSSDAPVTPTPEQIGKLRSELEVVNGNMKVMSEMLTELVPSQAEPSDLELLQELNRTCRAMQLRVVELIPRVLHEQLTEELLLINDNLNNVFLRHERFERLRTGQPVKAPNEAENSLIDLGPSTPGVRQPEVTNNLSSQLAGMNLGSSSVSAGLHSLDTSGKLEEEFDMFALTRGSSLAEQRRDVFETSWCKAPRVGSP from the exons ATGGACTTTCTCCTGGGGAACCCCTTCAGCTCCCCCGTGGGGCAGCGCATCG AGAGAGCTACTGATGGGTCCCTGCGGAGCGAGGACTGGGCTCTCAACATGGAGATCTGCGACATCATTAACGAGACTGAAGAAGG GCCCAAAGATGCCTTCCGAGCCATTAAGAAGAGAATTGTAGGGAATAAGAACTTCCATGAAGTTATGCTGGCTTTGACG GTTCTGGAGACGTGCGTCAAAAACTGCGGCCATCGCTTCCATGTCCTTGTGTCTAGCCAGGATTTTGTAGAAGGTGTCCTGGTGAGAACAATCCTGCCGAAGAACAATCCACCAGCCATAGTGCATGACAAGGTGCTGACCCTCATCCAG TCCTGGGCGGATGCCTTCCGCAGCTCACCAGACTTGACTGGTGTCGTCGCTGTCTATGAAGACCTGAGACGGAAGGGCCTGGAGTTCCCCATGACTGATCTGGACATGCTGTCACCCATCCACACACCACAGAGG ACTGTGTATAGCTCCGACCCCCAGTCCGGACAGAACTCACCTGCGGTCAGCTCCCCTCAGCAGATAGCATCCATCCTCCAGCCTGTCACCCTGCCCACCGGGAGAGGCACATCCAGCGACGCACCCGTCAcacccacaccagagcag ATCGGGAAGCTGCGCAGTGAGCTGGAAGTGGTGAATGGGAACATGAAGGTCATGTCGGAGATGTTGACAGAGCTGGTGCCATCCCAGGCCGAGCCTTCTGatctggagctgctgcag GAGCTGAATCGGACATGCAGAGCCATGCAGCTGCGTGTGGTGGAGCTGATTCCCCGAGTCCTCCATGAGCAACTCACCGAGGAGCTACTCCTCATCAATGACAACCTCAACAATGTGTTTCTGCGCCATGAAAG GTTTGAGCGTCTTCGGACAGGACAGCCTGTTAAG gcaCCAAATGAGGCAGAGAACAGCTTGATTGACCTGGGACCCAGTACTCCTGGAGTGAGGCAGCCTGAAGTCACCAACAACCTTTCCTCTCAGCTGGCTGGAATGA ACCTGGGCTCGAGCAGCGTGAGCGCGGGGCTGCACTCCCTCGACACCTCTGGCAAGCTGGAAGAAGAGTTTGACATGTTTGCCCTGACCCGCGGCAGCTCGCTGGCTGAGCAGCGCAGAGA TGTGTTTGAGACCTCCTGGTGTAAAGCACCAAGAGTTGGGTCTCCATAG
- the TOM1 gene encoding target of Myb1 membrane trafficking protein isoform X6, producing the protein MDFLLGNPFSSPVGQRIERATDGSLRSEDWALNMEICDIINETEEGPKDAFRAIKKRIVGNKNFHEVMLALTVLETCVKNCGHRFHVLVSSQDFVEGVLVRTILPKNNPPAIVHDKVLTLIQSWADAFRSSPDLTGVVAVYEDLRRKGLEFPMTDLDMLSPIHTPQRTVYSSDPQSGQNSPAVSSPQQIASILQPVTLPTGRGTSSDAPVTPTPEQIGKLRSELEVVNGNMKVMSEMLTELVPSQAEPSDLELLQELNRTCRAMQLRVVELIPRVLHEQLTEELLLINDNLNNVFLRHERFERLRTGQPVKAPNEAENSLIDLGPSTPGVRQPEVTNNLSSQLAGMNLGSSSVSAGLHSLDTSGKLEEEFDMFALTRGSSLAEQRREMTSVFPVLLPAAVISPSQSPPGHGEKEAVSACGDCGAACAGETQCLEMKEWSGTG; encoded by the exons ATGGACTTTCTCCTGGGGAACCCCTTCAGCTCCCCCGTGGGGCAGCGCATCG AGAGAGCTACTGATGGGTCCCTGCGGAGCGAGGACTGGGCTCTCAACATGGAGATCTGCGACATCATTAACGAGACTGAAGAAGG GCCCAAAGATGCCTTCCGAGCCATTAAGAAGAGAATTGTAGGGAATAAGAACTTCCATGAAGTTATGCTGGCTTTGACG GTTCTGGAGACGTGCGTCAAAAACTGCGGCCATCGCTTCCATGTCCTTGTGTCTAGCCAGGATTTTGTAGAAGGTGTCCTGGTGAGAACAATCCTGCCGAAGAACAATCCACCAGCCATAGTGCATGACAAGGTGCTGACCCTCATCCAG TCCTGGGCGGATGCCTTCCGCAGCTCACCAGACTTGACTGGTGTCGTCGCTGTCTATGAAGACCTGAGACGGAAGGGCCTGGAGTTCCCCATGACTGATCTGGACATGCTGTCACCCATCCACACACCACAGAGG ACTGTGTATAGCTCCGACCCCCAGTCCGGACAGAACTCACCTGCGGTCAGCTCCCCTCAGCAGATAGCATCCATCCTCCAGCCTGTCACCCTGCCCACCGGGAGAGGCACATCCAGCGACGCACCCGTCAcacccacaccagagcag ATCGGGAAGCTGCGCAGTGAGCTGGAAGTGGTGAATGGGAACATGAAGGTCATGTCGGAGATGTTGACAGAGCTGGTGCCATCCCAGGCCGAGCCTTCTGatctggagctgctgcag GAGCTGAATCGGACATGCAGAGCCATGCAGCTGCGTGTGGTGGAGCTGATTCCCCGAGTCCTCCATGAGCAACTCACCGAGGAGCTACTCCTCATCAATGACAACCTCAACAATGTGTTTCTGCGCCATGAAAG GTTTGAGCGTCTTCGGACAGGACAGCCTGTTAAG gcaCCAAATGAGGCAGAGAACAGCTTGATTGACCTGGGACCCAGTACTCCTGGAGTGAGGCAGCCTGAAGTCACCAACAACCTTTCCTCTCAGCTGGCTGGAATGA ACCTGGGCTCGAGCAGCGTGAGCGCGGGGCTGCACTCCCTCGACACCTCTGGCAAGCTGGAAGAAGAGTTTGACATGTTTGCCCTGACCCGCGGCAGCTCGCTGGCTGAGCAGCGCAGAGA GATGACCTCTGTGTTCccagtccttcttcctgctgctgtCATCTCCCCTTCACAGTCTCCTCCTGGGCATGGGGAGAAGGAAGCGGTCTCTGCGTGTGGGGACTGTGGTGCTGCATGTGCTGGGGAGACTCAGTGTCTGGAGATGAAGGAGTGGAGTGGGACTGGCTGA
- the TOM1 gene encoding target of Myb1 membrane trafficking protein isoform X5: MDFLLGNPFSSPVGQRIERATDGSLRSEDWALNMEICDIINETEEGPKDAFRAIKKRIVGNKNFHEVMLALTVLETCVKNCGHRFHVLVSSQDFVEGVLVRTILPKNNPPAIVHDKVLTLIQSWADAFRSSPDLTGVVAVYEDLRRKGLEFPMTDLDMLSPIHTPQRTVYSSDPQSGQNSPAVSSPQQIASILQPVTLPTGRGTSSDAPVTPTPEQIGKLRSELEVVNGNMKVMSEMLTELVPSQAEPSDLELLQELNRTCRAMQLRVVELIPRVLHEQLTEELLLINDNLNNVFLRHERFERLRTGQPVKAPNEAENSLIDLGPSTPGVRQPEVTNNLSSQLAGMNLGSSSVSAGLHSLDTSGKLEEEFDMFALTRGSSLAEQRRDVCRMTSVFPVLLPAAVISPSQSPPGHGEKEAVSACGDCGAACAGETQCLEMKEWSGTG, encoded by the exons ATGGACTTTCTCCTGGGGAACCCCTTCAGCTCCCCCGTGGGGCAGCGCATCG AGAGAGCTACTGATGGGTCCCTGCGGAGCGAGGACTGGGCTCTCAACATGGAGATCTGCGACATCATTAACGAGACTGAAGAAGG GCCCAAAGATGCCTTCCGAGCCATTAAGAAGAGAATTGTAGGGAATAAGAACTTCCATGAAGTTATGCTGGCTTTGACG GTTCTGGAGACGTGCGTCAAAAACTGCGGCCATCGCTTCCATGTCCTTGTGTCTAGCCAGGATTTTGTAGAAGGTGTCCTGGTGAGAACAATCCTGCCGAAGAACAATCCACCAGCCATAGTGCATGACAAGGTGCTGACCCTCATCCAG TCCTGGGCGGATGCCTTCCGCAGCTCACCAGACTTGACTGGTGTCGTCGCTGTCTATGAAGACCTGAGACGGAAGGGCCTGGAGTTCCCCATGACTGATCTGGACATGCTGTCACCCATCCACACACCACAGAGG ACTGTGTATAGCTCCGACCCCCAGTCCGGACAGAACTCACCTGCGGTCAGCTCCCCTCAGCAGATAGCATCCATCCTCCAGCCTGTCACCCTGCCCACCGGGAGAGGCACATCCAGCGACGCACCCGTCAcacccacaccagagcag ATCGGGAAGCTGCGCAGTGAGCTGGAAGTGGTGAATGGGAACATGAAGGTCATGTCGGAGATGTTGACAGAGCTGGTGCCATCCCAGGCCGAGCCTTCTGatctggagctgctgcag GAGCTGAATCGGACATGCAGAGCCATGCAGCTGCGTGTGGTGGAGCTGATTCCCCGAGTCCTCCATGAGCAACTCACCGAGGAGCTACTCCTCATCAATGACAACCTCAACAATGTGTTTCTGCGCCATGAAAG GTTTGAGCGTCTTCGGACAGGACAGCCTGTTAAG gcaCCAAATGAGGCAGAGAACAGCTTGATTGACCTGGGACCCAGTACTCCTGGAGTGAGGCAGCCTGAAGTCACCAACAACCTTTCCTCTCAGCTGGCTGGAATGA ACCTGGGCTCGAGCAGCGTGAGCGCGGGGCTGCACTCCCTCGACACCTCTGGCAAGCTGGAAGAAGAGTTTGACATGTTTGCCCTGACCCGCGGCAGCTCGCTGGCTGAGCAGCGCAGAGA TGTTTGTAGGATGACCTCTGTGTTCccagtccttcttcctgctgctgtCATCTCCCCTTCACAGTCTCCTCCTGGGCATGGGGAGAAGGAAGCGGTCTCTGCGTGTGGGGACTGTGGTGCTGCATGTGCTGGGGAGACTCAGTGTCTGGAGATGAAGGAGTGGAGTGGGACTGGCTGA
- the HMGXB4 gene encoding HMG domain-containing protein 4 isoform X1, which produces MAYDDSKKKEEFLESDRSVDDVGLATGRIQREKKRSYKDLLQEEDEIATQDSELFPGTEPHKKKRKHSSDEFCYRGVSPLDLPSKKKKKAVSSPSSADTTMDLLKAITSPLATSSKSSKKTSEKSSYSSSGHSESKKEHHKKKLSGSSGEHSVDDGSFHKSKKMKPLYVNTETLTLREPDGLKMKLILSPKEKSSAADDDSFSYSSAPAAAKKSSKKSARDEQGSFLLGHELQSFLKSSRKKHKPPPDPHPPSESFGADTSLFSEGHGSEYEISGMEAPPESGSSSGGELEAGELVIDDSYREIKKKKKSKKSKKKKDKEKHREKKHSKSKKSSGHAPVAVAEVTMSPPPPPSTPYVLPSPPPPVFHSDGQGEKRRKKEDKEKDKAEKWEKEKEKEKEKEKEKEREKEKEREKEKEREKEKEREKEKEREKEKEREKEREKEKEREKEREREKPKKKNMSAYQVFCKEYRTTIVSEHPGIDFGELSKKLAEVWKQLPEKDKLIWKQKAQYLQHKQNKAEATTVKRKASSSDGAPKIKASPTGVISPHKKSPTSTVVVSSSPAKVPETDPIDVAAHLQLLGESLSLIGHRLQETEGMVAVSGSLSVLLDSIICALGPLACLTTQLPELNGCPKHVLSNTLDNIAYIMPGL; this is translated from the exons ATGGCTTATGATGACTCCAAGAAGAAAGAAG AGTTCCTAGAGAGTGACCGAAGTGTTGATGACGTGGGGCTGGCAACTGGCAGGATACAGCGAGAGAAAAAGCGCTCTTACAAAGATCTGCTGCAAGAGGAAGACGAGATAGCAACTCAG GACAGCGAGCTTTTTCCAGGGACAGAACCtcacaaaaagaagagaaagcactCCTCGGATGAGTTCTGCTACAGAG GTGTTTCGCCTTTGGATCTACcatcaaagaagaagaaaaaagcagtttctAGCCCATCCTCAGCCGATACAACCATGGATTTACTCAAGGCTATCACCTCACCTTTGGCCACAAGCTCGAAGTCTTCAAAGAAGACCTCTGAAAAATCATCTTATTCTTCCTCTGGCCATTCCGAAAGCAAAAAGGAGCACCACAAGAAGAAGCTGAgtgggagcagtggggagcaCTCAGTGGATGATGGCAGCTTCCACAAAtctaaaaaaatgaaacctcTCTACGTGAACACAGAGACACTTACTCTTCGTGAACCTGATGGCTTGAAGATGAAGCTCATCCTTTCACCGAAAGAGAAAAGTAGTGCAGCAGATGATGATTCTTTCTCCTACTcttcagcaccagcagctgcaaAGAAATCTTCAAAGAAATCAGCTCGAGATGAGCAAGGCTCATTCCTGCTGGGTCACGAACTGCAGAGCTTCCTGAAGTCATCCCGGAAGAAGCACAAACCACCTCCAGATCCACATCCACCTTCTGAGAGTTTTGGTGCTGACACCTCCCTTTTTTCAGAGGGCCATGGGAGCGAGTATGAGATTTCGGGTATGGAGGCACCGCCAGAATCTGGTTCCTCTTCTGGTGGGGAGTTGGAGGCTGGAGAGCTAGTGATAGATGACTCCTACCGGGAaatcaagaagaagaagaagtcaaaaaaaagtaagaaaaaaaaagacaaggagaaaCACAGAGAGAAGAAGCACTCTAAGTCTAAAAAGAGTTCTGGGCATGCTCCCGTGGCAGTAGCAGAAGTAACAAtgtcaccaccacctcctcccagtACGCCCTATGTTcttccttcacctcctcctcctgtttttcaCTCAGATGGTCAAggtgagaagaggaggaaaaaggaagacaaggagaAGGACAAAGCtgagaaatgggaaaaggaaaaggaaaaagaaaaggaaaaggaaaaagaaaaggaaagagaaaaagaaaaggaaagagaaaaagaaaaggaaagagaaaaggaaaaggaaagagaaaaggaaaaggaaagagaaaaggaaaaggaaagagaaaaggaaagagaaaaggaaaaggaaagagaaaaggaaagagaaagagaaaaa ccaaagaagaaaaacatgtctgCCTATCAAGTGTTCTGTAAGGAGTATCGTACAACTATTGTGTCTGAGCACCCTGGAATAG ATTTTGGAGAGCTAAGTAAAAAACTGGCAGAAGTGTGGAAGCAGCTACCTGAGAAGGATAAACTG ATCTGGAAACAGAAAGCTCAGTATCTCCAACACAAGCAGAATAAAGCAGAGGCCACCACTGTGAAGAGAAAGGCATCATCTTCAGATGGTGCACCAAAAATAAAAG CTTCTCCAACAGGAGTGATTTCCCCTCATAAGAAATCCCCCACCAGCACCGTGGTGGTGTCTTCCTCACCAGCCAAAGTCCCTGAGACAGATCCTATTGATGTAGCTGCACACTTACAGCTGCTGGGTGAATCGCTGAGCCTCATTGGACACAGACTGCAGGAAACAGAG GGAATGGTGGCTGTTTCAGGAAGTTTGTCAGTACTTCTGGATTCAATCATCTGTGCTTTGGGCCCGTTAGCATGTCTGACCACGCAACTACCTGAGTTGAATGGCTGCCCTAAGCATGTTTTG TCAAACACACTAGACAACATCGCCTACATCATGCCTGGACTTTGA
- the HMGXB4 gene encoding HMG domain-containing protein 4 isoform X2 has product MDLLKAITSPLATSSKSSKKTSEKSSYSSSGHSESKKEHHKKKLSGSSGEHSVDDGSFHKSKKMKPLYVNTETLTLREPDGLKMKLILSPKEKSSAADDDSFSYSSAPAAAKKSSKKSARDEQGSFLLGHELQSFLKSSRKKHKPPPDPHPPSESFGADTSLFSEGHGSEYEISGMEAPPESGSSSGGELEAGELVIDDSYREIKKKKKSKKSKKKKDKEKHREKKHSKSKKSSGHAPVAVAEVTMSPPPPPSTPYVLPSPPPPVFHSDGQGEKRRKKEDKEKDKAEKWEKEKEKEKEKEKEKEREKEKEREKEKEREKEKEREKEKEREKEKEREKEREKEKEREKEREREKPKKKNMSAYQVFCKEYRTTIVSEHPGIDFGELSKKLAEVWKQLPEKDKLIWKQKAQYLQHKQNKAEATTVKRKASSSDGAPKIKASPTGVISPHKKSPTSTVVVSSSPAKVPETDPIDVAAHLQLLGESLSLIGHRLQETEGMVAVSGSLSVLLDSIICALGPLACLTTQLPELNGCPKHVLSNTLDNIAYIMPGL; this is encoded by the exons ATGGATTTACTCAAGGCTATCACCTCACCTTTGGCCACAAGCTCGAAGTCTTCAAAGAAGACCTCTGAAAAATCATCTTATTCTTCCTCTGGCCATTCCGAAAGCAAAAAGGAGCACCACAAGAAGAAGCTGAgtgggagcagtggggagcaCTCAGTGGATGATGGCAGCTTCCACAAAtctaaaaaaatgaaacctcTCTACGTGAACACAGAGACACTTACTCTTCGTGAACCTGATGGCTTGAAGATGAAGCTCATCCTTTCACCGAAAGAGAAAAGTAGTGCAGCAGATGATGATTCTTTCTCCTACTcttcagcaccagcagctgcaaAGAAATCTTCAAAGAAATCAGCTCGAGATGAGCAAGGCTCATTCCTGCTGGGTCACGAACTGCAGAGCTTCCTGAAGTCATCCCGGAAGAAGCACAAACCACCTCCAGATCCACATCCACCTTCTGAGAGTTTTGGTGCTGACACCTCCCTTTTTTCAGAGGGCCATGGGAGCGAGTATGAGATTTCGGGTATGGAGGCACCGCCAGAATCTGGTTCCTCTTCTGGTGGGGAGTTGGAGGCTGGAGAGCTAGTGATAGATGACTCCTACCGGGAaatcaagaagaagaagaagtcaaaaaaaagtaagaaaaaaaaagacaaggagaaaCACAGAGAGAAGAAGCACTCTAAGTCTAAAAAGAGTTCTGGGCATGCTCCCGTGGCAGTAGCAGAAGTAACAAtgtcaccaccacctcctcccagtACGCCCTATGTTcttccttcacctcctcctcctgtttttcaCTCAGATGGTCAAggtgagaagaggaggaaaaaggaagacaaggagaAGGACAAAGCtgagaaatgggaaaaggaaaaggaaaaagaaaaggaaaaggaaaaagaaaaggaaagagaaaaagaaaaggaaagagaaaaagaaaaggaaagagaaaaggaaaaggaaagagaaaaggaaaaggaaagagaaaaggaaaaggaaagagaaaaggaaagagaaaaggaaaaggaaagagaaaaggaaagagaaagagaaaaa ccaaagaagaaaaacatgtctgCCTATCAAGTGTTCTGTAAGGAGTATCGTACAACTATTGTGTCTGAGCACCCTGGAATAG ATTTTGGAGAGCTAAGTAAAAAACTGGCAGAAGTGTGGAAGCAGCTACCTGAGAAGGATAAACTG ATCTGGAAACAGAAAGCTCAGTATCTCCAACACAAGCAGAATAAAGCAGAGGCCACCACTGTGAAGAGAAAGGCATCATCTTCAGATGGTGCACCAAAAATAAAAG CTTCTCCAACAGGAGTGATTTCCCCTCATAAGAAATCCCCCACCAGCACCGTGGTGGTGTCTTCCTCACCAGCCAAAGTCCCTGAGACAGATCCTATTGATGTAGCTGCACACTTACAGCTGCTGGGTGAATCGCTGAGCCTCATTGGACACAGACTGCAGGAAACAGAG GGAATGGTGGCTGTTTCAGGAAGTTTGTCAGTACTTCTGGATTCAATCATCTGTGCTTTGGGCCCGTTAGCATGTCTGACCACGCAACTACCTGAGTTGAATGGCTGCCCTAAGCATGTTTTG TCAAACACACTAGACAACATCGCCTACATCATGCCTGGACTTTGA